From a single Thalassophryne amazonica chromosome 7, fThaAma1.1, whole genome shotgun sequence genomic region:
- the LOC117514562 gene encoding chemokine-like receptor 1 — translation MRTGEGLTSIDLTTAVIYCLIFGLGIIGNGLVIYVTGFRMKKTVNSVWFLNLALADFLFTAFLIFQIISVFQGFWPFGQLMCKLSSFVTAINMFASIFLLVGISFDRCLSIWVVVWAQNHRTICKTQLICAAIWLISVGCSVPNTIFREVLPYKGKTVCAYSPQWGRDKPKILIIVRFILGFLIPFLIIFAAYIAIGVRAQRIQRMKKRRPFRIIFIILAFFVCWLPFHVFQLLEITRGSNMTIKIGGRLAVSLAFFNSSLNPLLYVFMCDEFQKKIKQSLYLVLEHAFAEDLVSFGSSRYFSRGTQRSDSVAPVERKDRKTSSESTGFTAEGSDDKETRGDDL, via the exons ATGCGGACAG GTGAAGGTCTCACCAGCATAGACTTAACCACTGCAGTTATATACTGCTTGATATTTGGGCTTGGAATAATTGGCAACGGACTCGTCATCTACGTAACAGGCTTCAGGATGAAGAAAACTGTTAACTCAGTTTGGTTTCTCAACTTGGCCCTGGCAGACTTCCTCTTTACTGCCTTCCTCATCTTCCAGATTATTTCAGTCTTTCAGGGATTCTGGCCTTTCGGACAATTGATGTGCAAACTTTCCAGCTTCGTGACGGCGATCAACATGTTTGCCAGCATCTTTCTGCTGGTGGGCATAAGCTTTGATCGCTGCCTTTCCATCTGGGTGGTTGTGTGGGCACAAAACCACCGCACCATATGTAAAACTCAGCTAATTTGTGCTGCCATCTGGTTAATTTCAGTGGGCTGTAGCGTACCCAACACCATTTTCCGCGAGGTGTTGCCATATAAGGGGAAGACGGTATGTGCTTATTCCCCACAATGGGGAAGAGACAAACCAAAAATTCTGATCATTGTTCGCTTCATTCTAGGCTTCCTCATTCCATTCCTGATCATATTTGCCGCCTATATAGCTATAGGTGTGCGTGCACAGCGCATCCAGCGAATGAAGAAGCGGAGACCTTTCCGGATCATCTTTATCATTCTCGCCTTCTTCGTTTGCTGGCTGCCCTTTCATGTTTTTCAGTTACTGGAAATAACACGCGGTTCGAACATGACCATTAAAATTGGAGGCCGACTAGCGGTAAGCCTGGCCTTCTTCAACAGCAGCCTGAACCCATTGCTCTACGTCTTTATGTGTGACGAATTCCAGAAGAAGATCAAGCAGTCCTTATACCTTGTGCTCGAACACGCCTTCGCAGAGGACCTTGTATCGTTTGGCTCATCTCGCTACTTCTCACGGGGGACCCAGCGGTCAGACTCAGTTGCACCTGTGGAAAGAAAGGACAGAAAGACGTCCTCAGAATCCACAGGCTTCACAGCGGAGGGAAGTGACGATAAAGAGACACGAGGCGATGACTTATAG